A single window of Rhodamnia argentea isolate NSW1041297 chromosome 5, ASM2092103v1, whole genome shotgun sequence DNA harbors:
- the LOC115726952 gene encoding cucurbitadienol 11-hydroxylase-like: protein MWVLPLCVAAATLLYYVLWVYKWRNPKCNGVLPPGLMGLPLIGETLELLIPSYSLDLHPFIRKRVQRYGPIFRTNLAGRPLIVSVDPEFNNHILQQEGRLVEMWYFDTFAKLFSMEGESRMTRVGLVHKYIRRIFLSHFGSDILREKLLQQIEEVVERSLRMWSNQPCIEVKLAASAMMFDFAGKQLFSYDSDKTSADTTDERFTRFLRGFMAFPLNVPGTAYRRCLKEHRKLIDMLKDILRKRLNSRKTSSVDFLDQAIDSMDNQEFLTEDFIVHMMFAGIFASSESISSMLAMIFKLLSENPAVLEELRAEHSRILERREGQITALCWDEYKSMTFTMQVTPNPFTGVFISMPSMLQRRIVFQHVKVLFGK, encoded by the exons ATGTGGGTTCTTCCATTGTGTGTTGCGGCAGCGACTCTACTGTATTATGTTCTCTGGGTCTACAAGTGGAGGAACCCCAAATGCAATGGAGTTTTGCCTCCCGGTTTGATGGGTTTGCCTCTCATCGGGGAGACTCTCGAGCTCTTGATTCCCAGTTACTCTCTCGACCTCCATCCTTTCATCAGAAAGAGAGTTCAGAG GTATGGGCCAATATTCCGAACCAATTTAGCAGGTCGGCCTCTCATTGTTTCGGTAGACCCTGAATTTAATAACCACATCCTTCAGCAAGAAGGAAGGCTAGTTGAAATGTGGTACTTTGACACCTTTGCCAAGCTATTTTCAATGGAGGGTGAATCCCGGATGACCAGAGTTGGTCTTGTTCACAAGTACATAAGAAGGATCTTTCTGAGTCACTTTGGCTCCGACATCCTCAGAGAAAAGCTGCTTCAGCAAATAGAGGAAGTGGTTGAGAGAAGCTTAAGAATGTGGTCGAACCAACCGTGCATCGAAGTGAAACTAGCCGCTTCTGCT ATGATGTTCGATTTCGCGGGGAAGCAACTTTTTAGTTATGATTCTGACAAGACTTCAGCAGACACTACCGATGAGAGGTTCACCAGGTTCTTAAGAGGTTTCATGGCCTTTCCTTTGAATGTCCCGGGTACTGCATACCGTAGGTGCCTAAAG GAACACAGGAAATTGATTGATATGCTCAAAGATATTCTGAGGAAGAGACTCAATTCAAGGAAAACAAGCAGCGTGGATTTTCTCGATCAGGCAATTGACAGCATGGACAACCAGGAGTTCCTGACAGAGGATTTCATAGTTCATATGATGTTTGCTGGCATCTTTGCAAGCTCTGAGTCTATTTCGTCAATGCTGGCTATGATCTTCAAGTTACTTTCTGAGAACCCAGCAGTCCTAGAGGAATTAAGG GCCGAGCACTCACGGATCCTTGAAAGGAGAGAGGGGCAAATTACTGCACTTTGTTGGGATGAATACAAGTCGATGACTTTCACGATGCAGGTGACGCCGAACCCCTTCACAGGGGTTTTCATATCTATGCCTTCCATGCTTCAACGAAGAATCGTGTTCCAACATGTAAAAGTACTCTTTGGAAAATAA